GTGGTTGAGCGCGAGCAGCTTGCGCACCACCGGAAACGCCACGCCCGGCTGCAGGATGTCGTCCTCGTGCTCGCGTTGGAACGCAGAATACGCCTCCACCCCGCTGGATTCGAACAAGGCGTGGCCCTCTTCGAGATCGAATAGCGCGCGCGAGGTCACCGCGACGGTCAATAACCTGGGGGAGTTGTCAGCCATTTGGGTGCCGGGATTGGAGATTGGGGAGTCGGGATTGGTCAAGGCAACAGCGCAATGCTGCTGCAGCCACAGCGCTGCATCCTACCGTTTCCACAGCACGCGCCGCGCAATGCTGCGCTGTCGATCTGCCCAATCCCAAATCGCAAATGCCCAATCCCCGCCCTCAAACTGCAAACTGCTCGCTGAAGATGCGTTCTTCCAGGTTATGTTCCGGGTCGAACAGCAGGGTCACGCGGCGTTGCGTGGATTCACGGATGGTCACTTCCACCACATCGCGGATTTCGTGCGAATCGGCGGTGACGCTGACCGGACGTTTGTAGGGATCGAGCACGCGGAAGCGCACTTCGGTATCGGCCTTGAGGATGGCGCCGCGCCAGCGTCGCGGGCGATACGGCGCGATCGGGGTCAGCGCCAGGGTGTGCGAGCCCAGTGGCAGGATCGGACCATGCGCCGAATAGTTGTAGGCCGTGCTGCCGGCCGGGGTGGCCACCATCACGCCGTCGCCGATCAGCTCGGCAATGCGGGTCTGCCCATTGAGATCCACGCTCAGATGCGCAGCCTGACGGGTCTGCCGCAGCAGCGAAACCTCGTTGTAGGCCAGCGAGCCGGCACTGGTACCGGATTCGGTCTGCACCAGCATTTCCAGTGGCCGCAGGTGGGCGGGCTCGGCGCGTTGCAGACGGGCCAACAGATCGTCCTCGTTGTCGCGATATTGGTTCATCAGGAACCCGACCGAGCCCAGCTTCATGCCGAACACCGGTTTGTCGGCAGCACCATGGCGATGCAGGGTCTGCAGCATGAAGCCGTCCCCGCCCAGGGCGCAGACCACGTCGGCCGTTTCCAGCGGATGATCGCCGTAGCGCTGCACCAGGCGCGCGCGCGCATTGGCCGCGGGCTCGGTCGGGCTGGCCAGGAAAGCGATACGGGGCGGTGCGGTCATCGTCGACTCCAGAACGTGCGAATCAGCATACCGCAGCCCCGTGGCGGGCTTGTTGCCGCTGCGTCCTGCCCTCGCCTGCGCGGCCGCAATGCGTTCGCGCGTGCAGGCGCTGCCACGCCTCAGAGCGGCAGACAAAACGTGGCGAGCGGTCGTCAGGCGGGGGGCGGACGGCGCGGAGGAACCGGAGTGTACGCGTGGTACATGCCGCACCGCGCACCGGCCGCGCCCGCCTGACGGTGAGCGCAGTCGTTTTGGTGGCTGCTCTGCGCCGTGTGCCGATGCGGCAACTGCGCTTGCTGGCGACTTTGCCACCGCACGCAGCACTGCATCGCACACAGCCAGGCTGGGCTCAGGCCGTCAACCGCCATGCGCGATGGATACGCGCATGCCGTTGGAAATCCGGGTCGATGGTGCGCGGGCTGATTTCCTCGCATTGCGCGAACTCGGCGACCGCTTCCTCGTCCAGCTTGAAACGGCGGAAGTTGTTGGAGAAATACAGCACGCCGCCCGGCGCCAGGCGTGCAACCGCAGCGCGCAGCAAGCGCACATGCTCGCGCAGGATATCGAAATCCTCCGCGCGCGCGGAGTTGGAGAAGGTCGGCGGGTCGCAGAAGATCACATCGAAATGCGCACGCTCGGCTTCCAGCCAGGCCAGCGCATCGGCCTGCACCAGCTTGTGCTTGCTGCCGGCCTGGCCGTTCAGGGCCAGGTTGTCGGCGCACCACTGCAGGTAGGTACCGGACAGATCCACGCTGGTGGTCGCGCTGGCACCGGCTACCGCCGCCTGCACGCTGGCCACGCCGGTGTAGCAGAACAGGTTGAGGAAACGCCGGCCCTTGCTCTGCTGCGCCATGGTGCCGCGCAACGGGCGGTGATCCAGAAACAGGCCGGTGTCCAGATAGTCGAACAGGTTCACCCGCAGCAGCGCGCCGTGCTCGCGCACGTTGACGATTTCGTTGCGCTGCTCGAAGCGGCCGTACTTGCTGCCGCCCTTGCCACGCTCGCGCGACTTCAATGCAACACGCTCGGCCGGCACCTCGAACACCTCGCGCGCAGCCGCCAACAACTCGCCCAGGCGACGGCGCACATCCGCCTCGGGAATGGTCGCCGGCGCGGCATATTCCTGCACATGCAGGAAGATGCGCCGGTCGCCATCGGCTTGCTGATATATGTCGATGGCAGCGGAATATTCCGGCAGGTCGGCATCGTAGACGCGGAAGCATTCGATGCCTTCGCGAGCACGCCACTTCTTGAATTTCTGCAGATTCTTGCGCAGCCGATTGGCCACCATCTGCGCGCCTTCGCTGAGCGCAGTCGGCGCCGCCAACGGCGTACGGCGCGGAACCGCGATCGGGTCGCAGACGATCAACGCACACTCGATCGCGCCATTGAACAGCTGGTACTTCTTGCCGGCGCGCAGCCCGGTGGCATAGGCCAGCTCGGCATTGCCGCACAGCAGGCTCGCACGCCACTGCGGCACCACCCGCTGAAGGGTGTCGCCAAGCTTGCGATACAAGACCGCATCGGCAGCCAGGCGCTCGTCGTACGGCGGGTTGCAGACCACCACGCCGGTGGCCTGCGGCGGGGATTGCAGGCCGCCGACCTCGCGCACGCCGAACCAGATCGCTTCGGCCACGCCGGCCACCTGCGCATTTTCCTTGGCGGCACGGATCGCGTGCGGGTCCATGTCGCTGCCCTGGATCACCTGCTTCAGCGCGGCACGACCTGCGCTGTCGCGTTCGCGTGCTTCATCCACCAGCTGCTGCCAAGCCGCGCGATCGAACCCGCGCCATCGACTGGGCACATCGCTGCCGTAGCGCTGCAGGCCCGGCGCCACGTCGGCGGCCATCAAGGCGCCTTCGATCAACAGCGTGCCACTGCCGCACATCGGGTCCAGCAAGCCGCCGCCATCGGCATACATGCGCGGCCAGCCGGCGCGCAGCAACACCGCCGCGGCCAGATTTTCCTTCAACGGCGCCTCGTTCTGCGCCATGCGCCAGCCGCGCCGGTGCAACGGGCCACCGCCCAGGTCCACCGAGATGGTGGCGCGGCCCTTGCGCAGCGACAGGTTCAACCGCAGGTCGGGGCTTTCCACATCCACCGACGGGCGTTCCAGCCCTTGCCGGCGCATGGTGTCGACCACCGCGTCCTTGATGCGCTGCGCGGCATAGCGCGCGTGCGTAATCGCGGTGCCGGAGACGTGCGCATCCACCGACAAGGTGTGGCCCACCGACAGGTGCTCGTCCCACGGCAGTTCGGCGACACCGGCGTACAGCGCGTCCTCGTCCGGGCAGTCGAACTCGGTGAGCGGCCATAGCACGCGGCTGGCCAGGCGCGACCACATGACGGCGCGCAGCGCGTCGCGCGGTTCACCCTCGACGTTGACGCCGGAAATGGTGGCGGTGGCCTTGCTGGCGCCAAGCGTCAGCAGCTCATCGGCAAGCAGGTATTCCAGGCCTTTGGCGCAGGATGCGAAGAATTTCACGTAGGCAGGTATCGATAAAGACGCTGGCCGCGGCGGCGAGCGTGGGAGCAGGACGGCGGGCCGGCGCCCGCAGGGGCAGTGCCGTGGCCGCCGGGTACGGGCGCAAATGGTCGGCCATCGCGGCCGGCATTACCACCCCCGCCGGCCGCATCGCCTGCCGCGCGATTCACCACGACGCCAGCGGCCACTGTGGCTGCGCGATATCCAGACGCTGCTGCAGGCCCAGCCGCTGCAGGAAGGCGGCGTCGTGCGAGGCCACCAGCAGCGCGCCGGTGTAGCTGCGCAGCAGCGCGCCGGTGTAGCTGCGCAGCAGCGCCTCGATTGCCTCCAGCGAGGCCAGATCCAGGTGATTGGTGGGCTCGTCCAACAACAGCAGTTGCGCCGGCCGTGCCCGGTACGGCGCGCAGGCCAGCGCAGCCTTGAGCGGCTGCCCGCCGCTGAGCTGGCCGCAGGGCAGATCCGCGCGCGCCCGATCCAGCCCCATCAGGGCCAGCCGCAGGCGCTGCGAACGCGCGGCGGTATCCGGGTCTGCGCCATACAGGTGCGCAAAAGCCGAGTGCGCCGGGTCCAGCATGCCCAGGTCCTGGTCCAGCTAGGCCACCGGCACATGCACCTGGCAATGGCCGGATGCCGGGCTCAGCTGGCCGCCCAGCAGTTGCAGCAACGAGGACTTGCCGCTGCCGTTGGGGCCGACCAAGCCGATACGCTGCTGCCCGTGCAGCAGCAGGTCCAGCTGTCGCCCGCCCCACCGCCGATCGCCGAGTCCCACCTGCTGCAGCGTTGCCGGCCGCCGCGACGCGATGGCTGGCTGCGCCGGCGCCGGTACGGCAATGGCCTGCGGGTCTTGCACCTGCGCCGCGGCCTGCACCACCGCCGCGGTCAGGTGCGCCTGCGCGATCTGCCGGCGATGTTGCAGACGCCCGGCACCGAGCTCGCTGCGCTGTTTCTGTGCACCGAGCAGGATCGGCGTCTGATTGGCCCGCGCGGCGCGGCGTGCCCCGCGCGCCTGACGTTGCTGTTGGCGTTGCTGCTGCGTCTGCAGCGCCTGCTCGCCACGCGCGCGGGCCTGCTTGCGCCGCGCGAGCAGCTCGGCCGCCGCCTGCTGCTCGTGAGCGCGCTGCTGCGCGTGATCGGTGTAGTTGCCGCCGTAGCTGCACAGCCCCGGCGCCGACAGTTCGACGATGCGTTGCATGCGAGCTGGGCGGCTGGCAACTGCGGATCGCGCCCCGCCCAGCCCGTGTTGCTGCGGCGCGGCGGCAAAGCCGGCATGCGCCGTCCAGCGCTCGCTTACCAATTCGACATCGGCAGGCGCCACGCTACCGCGTTCGATACGCTCCAGCGCGTCCAGCACCGGCGCCACGCCGGCAAAGCGCGCGCCGAGCGGTGCAACACCCCAGGGGTCTGGCTCCGCACATGCCTGCATACGGCCACGCGTTCAAGCAACGGCGTGTTGCCGGGCTACAGGACATCGGCGTGCGGTTGGCAGCATTGGGCATCCGCGTGCCGGCGCGACAAGCCCCGCGCCGCTGCACCTTCGCGTGCGCTCCGACGCAGCCGCGCTCAGTCGGCAGGCTTTCGCGCGATCACCGTGGGAAACGCGCAGGTGCTGTCGTCGATGAAGCGCACGTCCACAAAGCCTGCGCGCTCCAGCTGCTCCCGGGTCTGCGCGTGGGTGCGGAACGAGATGGCAACCTGCACGATCTCGGCAAGCACCAGCGTCTGCAGACGCAGGCCCTCCGCATCGATCGCGTCCAAGTTCCAGGGAGACTCGGGAGACAAACCAGGTGGAGGCGTCAGTGCGCTGGTCACCAGCGTTCCACCCGGCCGCAAGCGATCGTAGAACCTGCCGTACAGCGCCACCACGCGCTCCTCGTCCGGCTCATAGATGTTCAGGCCATTGCTGGTCAGCACATCCACGCTGGCCGCCTCTCCCGGTGCCCAGGCATCGTCGAGCTGCAGCGACAGCTGGCCCTCCAGACCATGCTGGCTGGCGAGGCGGCGCGCGCCCTCCAGCGCCTCGGGATCGAGGTCGACGCCGATCAGGCGCACGCCGGGGCACTGCCGATAGTCGAGCAGCAGCAGTTCGCCCATCCAGCCGCAAGGGATCGATGCCAGGACGATGCCCGGACGCAGCAACGCCTGCAGCTGTTGACGAAAAATGCCGAACCGCTCGCGCGTGGCCAACAGCGAGGGCATCGACTCGAACAACGCGTATTGCAGCGCCGGTGTCGACTCCTTCGCCAAGCTTCCCGATGGATGGGTCACCATCTGGTGCGTCCATTCGGCATTGAGCCCGCGACTGACGAGCAGAAAGCGACCCAGCGCGAAGGTCCATAGCTCGTCCACCAGGGCAAGCAGTTCATCCACGTGCGCATCGGCGCCGCTGGCGGTGGCCCGCAGACGCGCGCGAACCGCCTGCAACAGGGCCTCGTCCTGCGGCGGGGTCTCGGTGGAATGGGAAATCAGCTGGCCACGAGAAGTGGATTGGCCCGGGTGCAGATCGTTGTCTTGCATGGTCCGCCTCCGCATCGGCAATGGGGGATTCCATCGTCGTGCCCAAGGTTGCAGAGCCCACCACCGCGCGGTGGTCGGAAGGACGAGGCCAGTTGCCGGGAAACGAATCTTTGCCGGTGCGTGCATGCCGGCCGCTCCCGTCCATCTCCAACGAACGGCCGCCGGTGACGTTGTCGCTGCCGCTCTCAGCCCAGTCCGAATGCCGGGTGATACGCCACATCGGCCAGGGGCAGCAGGCGGTCGCCGAATGCCAGCGCCTGCAGTTCCGATACCGGCGCTTCGGGCAGGGTCAGTCCGGGTTCGACCGCAAATTCCAGCTGTCTGAAGAAGCCCGGCGCACCCAATGCCAGACAACCGGCCGCGCCGCGTTCGCGCAGATTCGCCAATGCCGCCTGCACCAGCCGCGTGCCCAGACCCTGGCGTTGATGCCCCGGCCCCACCGCCAAAGGCCCCAGCGCGTACCAGCCGGACGAGCCGTCCGACAGCGATACCGGCGAAACCGCCAGATGCCCCACCACGTAGCCGTCGTGATCGGCCACCAACGACAACGCCAGCGCCTCGTCCTCGCGCAGTGCCGCGATCACGTGCTGCTCGTCGTGGCGGCTGTGGTCGTCGCGCATGAACGCGACCATGGTCAGAATCTCGATGGCGGCCGCATCGTCTTCACCGGCTGCGCGAATCAGCACGTTCATCGCTGACCTCGTTGGCAGCGCCAGCCACGGCACGCGTGCATCACAGGCTGTTCAACAGATCGGCGAACGCGGCCGACGCCGCATCCACATGCGCAGCCAGATCGTGTTCGTCGTCGACCAGCAACAACCGCGCACGCCGCGCCTGCGCCCAGGCAATCACCTCCGCCGCCGGGATCAACGCGTCGCGCCAGGCATGCACGATGGAGATCGGTACCGGCGCGGCATCCAGTGCCGGCATCGGGCCCATCGTGGTGGGCGGCACCATCAGAAACAGGCCCTGGGTGGGTACCTGTAGCGACACCTGTGCGGCGATGTAGGACCCCAGGCTGGAACCGGCCAGCACCAGCGGGCCCTTGTCTGCGGCTGCACGCGCAATCTGCAACAGCCGCAGCAGCCGCCCCTGCACATCGCCAAGCCGGCTGATCTCGCGCTGCGCATCCAGATCGGTGAAATCCGGGCGCTCGTGGGTCCAGCCCAGACGCTCGGCCACCTCTGCCAGCGCGGTGACCTTGCGTGCGGCCGGACCACTTTCGAAGCCGTGCGCCAGAATGCAGTGACCGCGGCTCATAGCGCCTGCACCGTAGCGCCCAGCCGCACCACGCCGCCACGCAGGATGCGCGCGCACAAGCCGCCGTGCCCGCGCATCGCGTTGTAGCCACCGGCTCCCAGCGCGTCTTCCATGCGCGAGCAAGGGTCGCAAGGGTCGGTGCCTTCCAGCTCGACATCGCCGATACGGAAACGCCGCCCCTTCAACGCGATCAGCGGAATCCCGCTGACCACCAGATTGCGTCGCAGCGTGGCCGGCGCGATCGCCGCGTGCCCGGCCAGCGCCGCGATCACCGGCAGATGCTCGGCCTGGATCAGGGTGACCCCACGCTTGCCACTGCCGCCCTTGTAACGATCGCCCACCAACCCGATGCCGGCGGTGGCCTGTACCGCGTCCACCTCCAGCATCTCCACATCACGCGCCGGACGCACGCCGATCCAGGTCACCTGACCGGTCTGCGGCAGCGTCGCCATCAATTTGCCCAGGGGGCTGTCGGGATTCAAAGCCATCGTCGAATGCTAGCATCCACCTCATGTCCGATGCCGTCCTGCCGTCGCCGCCGATCACCTACGCGCCGTTGCCCTACGAATCGCGCCTGGCCCGCCGCGCGCTTGGCCAGATCGACATGGTGGTCATCCATTGCACCGAATTGCCGGACATGGCGATGGCGCGCGACTACGGCGAGCGCGTGCTCTACGACAGCGGCACCGGCAATAGCGGCCATTACTACATCGATCGCAATGGCAGCATCCAGCAATACGTCGCGCTCGAGCGCGTCGCCCATCATGTGCGTGGGCACAACCCGCACACGCTGGGCATCGAACTGGTCAACAGCGGGCGGTATCCGCACTGGCTGGATTCGCGCCATCAGCAGATGCACGAGCCATATCCAGAGGCGCAGATCGCCGCGCTTGTCACGCTGTTGCAATGGCTGCAACAACAGCTGCCTGCGGTGCATCGCATCGCCGGTCACCAGGAACTGGATACCACGCTGGAAGCGGCCAGCGACGATCCAGCGCGCAAGATCCAGCGCAAGCTCGATCCTGGCCCCCTGTTTCCGTGGCCCCGTATCGAAGCGGCGGTCAACTGGTCGCATGCGATGCGTTGAACGCATGCCCGGTCAGTGCGTGCAACGCCAGAGTGATCAGGGGTCCAGCGCGCGATAGGTCTTTTCGCCCGCGTTCACCGCCACGTCCAGCCGATTTTCCGGCGGCGCGATCGGGCAGACCACATGGGTGGTGAAGGCGCAGGGCGGATTTTCGGCCAGATTGAAATCCAGGGTCACCTGCCCGTCGCGTGGCATCGCGGTGAATAGATAACGCGCGCCGCCATAGCTCTCCTTGCCGCTGGTGCGGTCGGCGAACAGGAAGAACAATCCACTGACGTCGTCCTGCACGATCGGCTGCAGGCGATACTCCCGGCCATCGCGCTTGAACACGGCCTCACCTAGAACCTCCACCGTCAGCGGCGTGCCGATCGATGTCAGCAAGGTGACGCTGCGTGGCGTGGCATACGGCTGCCAGCGCGCCTGCAAGCGCCAGTGCGGATCGGTCGGAAAATAGTCGAAACCCTGAAAACGGCTGACTGCCGCTGCGCCCGGGTCGCGGAAACGCCAGCCGAACAACGTGCCGGTCTGCACCAGATAGAACTGCCGGTTCTGCACGTCGAGCCGGTCGCCACGCCGACCTGCGCGTTCGGGCTCCAGAGTGACCTCACCGACCGGCTGCCCGTTCAAGCGCACCGTCACGCCGGCCGCAGCGCGGAAATACACATGTCCTGCGGCATCCAGGCTCAGCTCGCCCAACTGCGCCGGCCCGGCCGGCAGGACGAGATCGCTGTGCGGATCGCTGCCTACCCGGTAACGGCCTGCGCGCAGGCGACCGGAGCCGGTGTAGCTCAGCCAGCCATCGGGTGCGCGCACCTGGTCCAGTCGCCGGGCGCGCGCCTCTTCCAGTGCGAGCTGATAGACCTGCGTGCCGTCCGCGTCATGGCGGCCGCTTATCCGCACACCGTCGGTGTCGGCGGTGGATCCCGCCGAACACGCCGCCATCGACATTACTGCGGCGCACACGACGCCGGCCTGCGAATGCAACCGCATGTCATCCCCAACCCTGCAAGAAACCGCGCTCCGCGCCGCGAGCCTGCGTCCCCACAGACACCAGTCCTGCCCGTAGTGTGCCTGATCAGGCAGTGGTCGCGACCGGACGCGACGGATCCTGCAGCCATCCACTCCAGGAACCGGCGTACACGCGCGCACCGGGCAGCCCGGCCACTTCCAGCGCCAGCAGCAGATGGCAGGCAGTCACGCCGGATCCGCACATCACCACCGCCTGCTCGGGCCGGTACGTGCCCAGCAACGTGGACAGCTCCGCACGCAACTCGTGCGCCGGCTTGAAGCGGCCATCGCGCAGGCTCAGGTCCAACGGGCGACTGAGCGCACCGGGCACGTGTCCGGCCACCGGGTCGATCGGCTCCACTTCGCCGCGAAAACGCTCGCCGGCCCGCGCATCCAGCAGCCAGCCCGGCGCCTGCTGCAGCCGGGCCTGGATCTGCTCGGCCTCTACCACCGCATCGGCATCGAAACCACCCGGATACGCAGGGCCGGCGTGCAATGCCGGTGGCTCGGTGGTCTGCGCCAGGCCTGCGCCGCGCCAGGCAGCCAGCCCGCCATCGAGTACCGCCACCTGGCGATGTCCCATCAGCCGCAGCATCCACCAGGCGCGCGCGGCCGCCATGCTGCCATCGCCGGCGTCGTAAACCACCACCTGGCTCTCCGGCTCGATGCCCCATGCGCCCAGACGACTGGCAAAGTCGGCGCTGTGCGGCAACGGATGCCGCCCCTGCCCGGGCCGCGACAGATCGGCAAGGTCATGCTCCAGATCCACGTACTGCGCACCGGGCAGATGCCCCTGCGCGTAGGCCTTGCGTGCGGCATCCGGGTCCGGCGCAGTCGGCGGCGCGGCGCGCGCGTCCAGCATGCGCAGCTGCGGATGCGACAAGGCGCCTGCCAGCGTGGCGCTGTCCACCAGCGTGGTCCAGTTCGGCTCTGTACTCATGCAACCTGCTCCAGGCGACGACGAAGATTGAGAAGAATGGCGGCCGTGGCGCCCCAGATGCGTTGCCCCGGCCAATCGTATTCGAGCACGCGGCGCGGCCGCCCGCGGAACTCCAGCTCCACGCTGCGCAGGTTGTCGGGATCCATCAAATAAGCCAGCGGCACCTCGAAGACCTCGGCCACTTCCTCCGGCTGCGGCACCGCCACGAAACCGGGGTCGATCACCGCCACCACCGGCGTCACCCGAAAGCCGCTCACGGTCAGGAACGGATCCAGATAGCCCAGCGCATGCACCTGCCCGGCGCCCAGCGCGATTTCCTCGCAACTCTCGCGCAAGGCTGCCGCCACCGCGTCGGCATCGGACGGCTCCATGCGCCCGCCCGGAAAGCTGACCTGCCCGGCATGATGGCGCAGGCTGTCGGTGCGCCGGGTCAGCAGCACCGTGGTGCCCTGTTCGCGCGGCACCAGGCCGCACAGCACCGCCGCTTCGGCGCAGGCACCGCCTTCGCTCAGATCGATCAGCTCGGCATGGTTCCAGCCCGGCCCGTCGGGCGCGGTGTCCAGTGGATACAACGCCCGCCGCATCCGCGCATATTCGGGCAGCGCAGCGAGCAGCCCGCGCGCCGGCAAGACGGTGTGCAACAACTCCTGGCGTTCGGCGTCGCTCATGCTCATCCAGCGTGCAATTTCATCCAGGCTGCGCAGGCAGCCGACGCAGTGCGACTGCGCGTCCAACGAACATACACCGATACACGGGCTGGCCAGCTGCGCACCGGCCGAATCGGTGTCGCTCATCGTTCGCTCCTGCCGAACCGGTGCGGTTTTCCCATCGCTCTGCTCGCGCCTGTCTACCGATCCAAAACGACAACGCCGGCCTGGTGGCCGGCGTTGTCACTGCAACAGCAAATGCGACTACTTGACGCTGACCAGCTTGATTTCGAACTGCACTGCCACGTTCGGCGGGAACGGAGTGCGCGGGTCGGCACCGTAGGCCTTTTCCGGCGGCAGGGTCACTTCCCACTTCGAGCCGGCCGGCATCTGCAGCAGCGTGTCGCGCATGGCCTGCATTTCGACTTCGCTGACCTTGATGGCCGGGATCTGCTGCGCCGGACGTGCCTTCTCGCGGTCGCCGAACGGGAACGGACCAGCCACTTCCAGCTGCACGGTGCTGGCCTGGGTCGGCTTTGCGCCCTTGCCCGCTTCGATCACGCGGTACTGCACGCCGCTCGGCAGCGTCTGCACGCCAGCGGTGCTCTTGTTCTTGGCCAGGAACGCATCGCTCTTGGTCTTGTTGGCCGCAGCGGCCTTGTCGTACTCGGCCTTGGCCTGCTGGGCACGGCCCTGCTCGCGCTTCTGGAACGCTTCAACTGCCGGCTTCAGCTGGTCGGCAGTGATCGCCGGCTGCTTCTTGGCATAGGCGTCCTGCAGACCCTTGACCACCGAGTTGATGTCGAGCTGCTCGCCGCGACCGGTGAGCTCGGCAAGGTTGTTGCCGTAGTCATAGCCGAAGTAGTAGCTCAACTTGCCCTTCTCGGACGTCGTGTCCTGGGCCAGTGCATTGCCCGTCAGGGCCAGGGCCGCCACAGCGACCGCGATAGAACGCAACTTCATCAAACAATTCTCCAGGGTGGTGGCACAGGACGGGTCTGCCGCCTGAGATGACGCGCTAGGATAGCGGCCGCGATACCGAACCGCCACTTATCACGAAAGCTATGACCAGCAAGGCTTTCGGAAGTTCCGTATTTACTATTTTTTTACGTTCACAAGGGTTTTCGATGTCCAATCACGTCATTCTGATCGCCGATCACGCCAGTGTCCGGACCATTACGGTCAACCGGCCGGACAAACTGAACGCCTTGAACTGCGACACCATGCTGGCGCTGGACCAGGCCTTCGCCGACGCGGCCAAGGCTGACGACGTGCGCGTGGTGGTCCTCACCGGCGCCGGGCCAAAGTCCTTCGTGGCCGGCGCGGACATCGCCGAAATGAGCGGGCTGTCCGCGATGGAGGGCCGCGACTTCTCGCTGGTGGGGCAGCAACTGATGCGCCGGATCGAGCGCATGCCCAAGCCGGTCATTGCGATGGTCAACGGATTCGCGCTCGGCGGCGGGCTGGAACTGGCCATGGCCTGCCACCTGCGCATCGCCGCGAGCACCGCACGACTGGGCCAGCCGGAAATCAATCTTGGACTGATCCCCGGCTTCGGTGGCACGCAGCGCCTGCTGCGCCTGACCGGACGTGCCGCCGCGCTGGAGCTGTGCCTGCTCGGCCATCCCATCGATGCGGCCCGCGCCCTGCAGCTGGGCCTGGTCAATCGCGTGGTCGAGCCGGATGCCCTGCAGCAAGAAACCCAGGCAGTGGCGCAGCGTCTGGCGGACTCGGCGCCGCTGGCGGTACGCGGCATTCTGGACGCGGTGGTCTTCGGTGGCGAATGCGGGCTGGAAGAGGGATTGCAGCTGGAAACCGCGGAATTTGCGCTGTTGTTTGCCAGCGAGGACATGCGCGAGGGCACCCGCGCGTTTCTCGACAAGCGCCCCGCCCAGTTCCGCAATCGCTGACGCATCATGCTGCCCGACTCCACGCAAGCCATACCCGCCTTGCCACGGCAGCTATTCGACTGCGTGCAGGCGGACGATCTCGATCGTGCGCTGGCACTCGGACTGATGGACTACCAGCCGACGCCGCAACAAGACGATACGGACGCCACGCCAGCCGACGTCGTCGCTGCACTGCTTGCCGCGCAACAGCGCCTGCGCACTGCCTGGGCCGCACGCGAACGCTACAGCCAACGTGCAGCACGCCTGCAACTCCGCGCTGCCGAGCGCGAGGCGCGACGTGCGCCTGCCCCGGCGCCCAGCCAGGCGGCCGTGCCCGCGTTGCCGCCGCTGGCTGCCACCATCCTGGCGCGCGCCAAGGCCAAGGCGACCGGAGGTGCGCAGTCTTGAATACCGTTCGCCCCGCCGCCGCGCCACGCCGCGGCAGCACCATGCGCAAACCCGCGATCCAGGAAATGTTCGTGCGGCTGCGCGAACTCAATCCGCATCCCACCACCGAGCTGGAATACACCACGCCTTTCGAACTGCTGATCGCCGTGTTGCTCTCGGCGCAGGCCACCGATGTCGGCGTCAACAAGGCCACCCGCAAGCTGTATCCGGTGGCCAATACCCCGCGCGACATCCTGGATCTGGGCGAAGAAGGCCTGAAGCGTTACATCTCCACCATCGGCCTGTTCAACGCCAAGGCCAAGAACGTCATCGCCACCTGCCGCATCCTGCTGGAGCACCACGGCGGCGAGGTGCCGCACGATCGTGCA
The window above is part of the Xanthomonas cassavae CFBP 4642 genome. Proteins encoded here:
- a CDS encoding N-acetylmuramoyl-L-alanine amidase; translated protein: MSDAVLPSPPITYAPLPYESRLARRALGQIDMVVIHCTELPDMAMARDYGERVLYDSGTGNSGHYYIDRNGSIQQYVALERVAHHVRGHNPHTLGIELVNSGRYPHWLDSRHQQMHEPYPEAQIAALVTLLQWLQQQLPAVHRIAGHQELDTTLEAASDDPARKIQRKLDPGPLFPWPRIEAAVNWSHAMR
- a CDS encoding DUF1684 domain-containing protein, translated to MRLHSQAGVVCAAVMSMAACSAGSTADTDGVRISGRHDADGTQVYQLALEEARARRLDQVRAPDGWLSYTGSGRLRAGRYRVGSDPHSDLVLPAGPAQLGELSLDAAGHVYFRAAAGVTVRLNGQPVGEVTLEPERAGRRGDRLDVQNRQFYLVQTGTLFGWRFRDPGAAAVSRFQGFDYFPTDPHWRLQARWQPYATPRSVTLLTSIGTPLTVEVLGEAVFKRDGREYRLQPIVQDDVSGLFFLFADRTSGKESYGGARYLFTAMPRDGQVTLDFNLAENPPCAFTTHVVCPIAPPENRLDVAVNAGEKTYRALDP
- a CDS encoding sulfurtransferase produces the protein MSTEPNWTTLVDSATLAGALSHPQLRMLDARAAPPTAPDPDAARKAYAQGHLPGAQYVDLEHDLADLSRPGQGRHPLPHSADFASRLGAWGIEPESQVVVYDAGDGSMAAARAWWMLRLMGHRQVAVLDGGLAAWRGAGLAQTTEPPALHAGPAYPGGFDADAVVEAEQIQARLQQAPGWLLDARAGERFRGEVEPIDPVAGHVPGALSRPLDLSLRDGRFKPAHELRAELSTLLGTYRPEQAVVMCGSGVTACHLLLALEVAGLPGARVYAGSWSGWLQDPSRPVATTA
- a CDS encoding CoA pyrophosphatase, giving the protein MSDTDSAGAQLASPCIGVCSLDAQSHCVGCLRSLDEIARWMSMSDAERQELLHTVLPARGLLAALPEYARMRRALYPLDTAPDGPGWNHAELIDLSEGGACAEAAVLCGLVPREQGTTVLLTRRTDSLRHHAGQVSFPGGRMEPSDADAVAAALRESCEEIALGAGQVHALGYLDPFLTVSGFRVTPVVAVIDPGFVAVPQPEEVAEVFEVPLAYLMDPDNLRSVELEFRGRPRRVLEYDWPGQRIWGATAAILLNLRRRLEQVA
- a CDS encoding FKBP-type peptidyl-prolyl cis-trans isomerase N-terminal domain-containing protein, producing MKLRSIAVAVAALALTGNALAQDTTSEKGKLSYYFGYDYGNNLAELTGRGEQLDINSVVKGLQDAYAKKQPAITADQLKPAVEAFQKREQGRAQQAKAEYDKAAAANKTKSDAFLAKNKSTAGVQTLPSGVQYRVIEAGKGAKPTQASTVQLEVAGPFPFGDREKARPAQQIPAIKVSEVEMQAMRDTLLQMPAGSKWEVTLPPEKAYGADPRTPFPPNVAVQFEIKLVSVK
- a CDS encoding enoyl-CoA hydratase/isomerase family protein; amino-acid sequence: MSNHVILIADHASVRTITVNRPDKLNALNCDTMLALDQAFADAAKADDVRVVVLTGAGPKSFVAGADIAEMSGLSAMEGRDFSLVGQQLMRRIERMPKPVIAMVNGFALGGGLELAMACHLRIAASTARLGQPEINLGLIPGFGGTQRLLRLTGRAAALELCLLGHPIDAARALQLGLVNRVVEPDALQQETQAVAQRLADSAPLAVRGILDAVVFGGECGLEEGLQLETAEFALLFASEDMREGTRAFLDKRPAQFRNR